AGGGCATGTAAAAAAAGGATCTAAACGCCAGGAAGGATGCTGACCATCGACACCCACATCCTGAGTTCCACTAATGATCAGAAAGGGTGAATTAATCTGCTCCCAAGACTGCTGATGTAATCCATAGGAGCCAACGCCCTGGGGAGAAATTCCGAGAAAGACTGAGGCGCGAGGGTCGGGGAAACTCATCAATTTTTGATCTGGAAACTGGATTGAGGCCCCTGCCAATAACATAGCTACATAAGCACCATAAGAGGATCCAGAAACTCCGATTCTAGTACAGTCAAGTTTCCCTTGTAAGCTTGGGGAAAGCTTCTGTAAATCATTAAAAGAATCAATAATAAAAGATATATCATAAGGCCTTTCCGACCA
The Neosynechococcus sphagnicola sy1 DNA segment above includes these coding regions:
- a CDS encoding alpha/beta hydrolase family protein, which gives rise to MSIETVSSYISAIKPLTVSVIDDVVLRDSHRDRDIPLRIYYPLECGSYPILVFSHGAGGSKEAHAALSRFWSSCGYICIHPTHYGSDTVMLRKGGLLAVKKYVNDPKFWSERPYDISFIIDSFNDLQKLSPSLQGKLDCTRIGVSGSSYGAYVAMLLAGASIQFPDQKLMSFPDPRASVFLGISPQGVGSYGLHQQSWEQINSPFLIISGTQDVGVDGQHPSWRLDPFFTCPLGISIVH